TTATTAGATTGGTTGTGGTTGTTCGTTTTCTTTTCCCTCTTGCATATCCCTTTATACAGATTGCGTGATCATGCAGCGTGTGTGGATCCTGATACTTGTATGGGTGTGGATCTAGCCTTGGCACTGTTGGTGGTTGCCATGATGAATTGTTGTTCTTTAGAGCCGTCACATTGAATTATTGCTACCTGATTGGGGAAAAGGGGCTCAATACCATCAGCCACCATGTGATTTGCATGTAGTTATGAGTGATTGCCCTGTGACTAGTATCTACTTTTGGTAGGTATCAAACAATTTTGCAACTAGGGTTCCTATCTGTTTAGAAGCTGTAAATTGCTAAAGATTTTAGTCTATTGCAAGGTGCTGCATATGACGATCTTGTTTGTGTAAACTTGATCAAAGAAAGCCTTCTGATTAGCTATTTCTTTTTGATTTTAACAAACAATAGAGCGATGATATAGTTCACGAGAAATTAGTTCAACTTATATGTTATATCAGAATTTGAATGCGCATGAAAATTTATTCGAGCCTGCAGCAGAGGGTAGGCTGGTAAAAGTTGATGCTTACTCCCTGCTATACTATTTGACAGTGTGCTTGGATGGAAGCTTACCGGGTTACCACCTGCACCGAGGATTTGGATCAGGAGCAAACAGTTGGCTTGTCAACCTGGAGGTGAGGAATACATCACAATTCACATAGATGTCAAGTCACGGATAAAGTTAAGCAAATGGCAGTTGTACTATTAGATGTTTCAATGTGCCATTTAGGCTTAACATCTGCTTGTGTTTGGTATGGTATTCAGGGTGGAGGCTGGTGCAATGATGTTAGCAGCTGTGTGTTCCGCAAAAGCAGTCGTCGTGGGTCATCAAATCATATGGAGAGGCAACTCCAGTTTACTGGGATAATGAGTAACAGACCTGAAGAGAATCCTGGTATTGTTCTCAAACTTCATACTGCACCTTTGCTGACCACAGAAAAAGAATATTGCTGTTGATTACGTAGTTGTTATTTATAGTAGTGTTATTGTAACGATGTTTTTCTCTCTTAGATTTCTACAACTGGAACAGAGTGAAGGTCCGGTACTGTGATGGCGGATCCTTCACTGGTGACAGTTCTAATGCGGTTAGTGAAATTCTGTCTCAattcttggagttttatttccTTAGTTTTACTAAATACTAAATATGTGCTTTGAGGATATTCATCCAACAATCCATgttgccttttcttttttgttacgGAATCACAGCAATTCATTGTCAGTGTTTTCCTTATTTTTTAGGCTGCAGGCCTTTATTTCCGAGGTCAGCGCATTTGGCAGGCTGCTATGGATGACCTGATGGCCCAAGGAATGCGTTATGCTAATCAGGTATTTATCCTTCATTCCTTCCACTTATGCACATTTTTCTTCAGCTTTTGCGGATTCATAATCATCTCCTGACACAATTTATCGTACCAGGCTCTTCTTGCTGGATGCTCTGCTGGTGGTGTTTCTACCATACTTCACTGTGATGAATTTCGTGGATTGTTTCCATCAAATACCAAAGTCAAATGCCTTGCTGATGCTGGAATGTTTCTTGACACGTACGTTCATGCACATAAATGAAACTTGCTTTCCTATAATCTTTGTTACTCAATTAAATATTTGTTTCCTATCAAGAAGGTGTATTCCTCAATTGTATACTAATGCAAATTGATCCTTTACCATTTGCAGTGTTGATGTTTCCGGTCGTCGGGAAATGAGATCCTTCTTCAATGGCATTGTGAGATTGCAGGTATGTGTCACTTTGGAGGGCatatagttttgtttttgttttttcttgctACAAATCCTACTTGTACCTATGGTGCCCCTACTAGTTTATATCAGAATAATTTTGTGCCAATATCAGTAATTTCATTTTTCGGACAATGCTCTAATAAAAATTCACCTAAAATTTTCAGGGTTCTGGAAGAAGTTTGCCTAGGTCTTGCACCTCCCGCATGGACAAAACCTCGGTAATACAAACATCAAGGTTATCCATCAAAAATTGAAACATGTGGAAATTTTTCAGTTTTCTGACCAGAGATTTGGTGcttcctacagtgctttttCCCGCAGAACGTGGTGCCAAACATTCAGACCCCAACTTTCATTTTGAACACTGCCTATGATGTGTGGCAGGTACTTGTTATAACTTCATGTTGTAACTGATCCGGAATTTAACCTGAAAGGGTAATGGCAACACTGTTCAGTGGAGTAATTCAGTATCCTGTGCTTTACAGCTTCAACAAAGTGTGGCCCCCAAAACCGCTGATCCCCAAGGTCTATGGTCAAAATGTAGGACGAACCATGCCTATTGTAATAGCAACCAACTTCAGTTTTTACAAGGTATTTCATTGCTTTCCAATATCTTTtgattgtaataattttattaactaaaGGATGGTAGGCTGATCTTACTATGTGCGATGCAGGTTTCAGGAACCAAATGCTTGATTCCGTGAGGGGTTTCTCTGCGTCAAGGCAAAATGGTGTGTTCatcaactcatgttttgctcaCTGTCAGAGCGAGAGGCAGGATACATGGTACACAAACAACTCACCACGTCTCGGTAACAAGGTACGCGTGCAGCAGTTGGCAGTTGCAAACAAGAAACCATCTTTGTCCCAATTACACTGTAAAATTCCTGCTTGAATCTAGCGTTCTCCCAATTCTTATGAAACCTTTTCCTTTCCTTACCACTCGCAGAGAATTGCTGAAGCTGTCGGGGACTGGTTCTTCGGGAGGGGAGACGCAAAGTACACCGACTGCGCGTACCCTTGCGATAACACTTGTCATCATCTTGTGTTCAGGGGAGACCATTAACACTAATTATTCTTTGCCGGCCTCGATTCGGATGGCGAGAGGAGCATACCCCCAACGGGTATAGAATCAAAAGATGAAAAAAAAGGGTACAGATATAGAGAGGGTGCAGGCGTCCTGGCTTGCCCTTTGTTCGTCACTTGGTCACAAAGATATGATTGATAGGGCAGGGGCCTCGCCCGCAaatgcgaggaggtccctgcgTTAGCTTCACATACCATGATATCGATTCTTTTTTCATTGAACACACCATTCATCATGTGCCTGAACATTTAGACCCTACCATTGTACTGAGTGACGCTATATATTCATGTACGAAACGTGATTACAGTATGAAGGAAAGGAAGATTGTGCGAGGAGTTTAATTACCTCCAATTTGCGGTGTCAGTTGTACTTGGTATCCTTGTGTAATGTGTCGTTTGTGCGGTGGTTCCGGCAACGATTCTGGTCCATGCCATGGGCTCGCTGCCGGGTAACCTGCGATCGGCGtcaggtcgggtcgggtcggccTTTCCGTGGAGAAGTATTAGGGTAATCCCATGCGACCCTTCCATGGTTCGGGCGTCGGCGACACGGCAGTCTGACTGCCGCGGTGCCCGCTGGCGGAgtgggcggcagcggcagaTCGGCAGTGCCAAGGGAGGGGTTGGGCTGAGCAGCCACCACCGGGAGCGGGAGGGAAGTCCAGCAACTAGCCCAGTATGATAGGGACAGCCGCCGGGCCGGATGCGCGCGTCCCCCTAAATCCCGGTTGGAGGCGGATTCGgcctgtcatcatcatcatctccgtCCGGGTTTGCAGCGTCAACACGCCCAGCATCCTCTATTCCTCTCAAAAGGAAGAGCCCAGGAGGATGGATGATCGAGTATAATGAAGTTTGCAGAAGTTGATACTCTGTAATCCTGACAGAAGCTCATCCCATCCTTTCGTCATTCTGCCACTGGTATCAGGATGACCACGGATGTTACTAAAAATTCTGAACCGAATACACAAAGGGGGAGCGATATCAGATCACAAATAATTCGGTAGTTTTTACCAACCTTCCATTTTCAAGCTTTGTATGATTATTGCTCTGCATTTCAGCGAATGATAACCTCGTTCAAGACACACTGCGTTCTCCAGCACCTGGCACCGCGTTTAATTTGTGTGGCATCTGTGGTCCAACACGCAAAGGTCTTAAAACTTTCGATCAATGGCCCTCAAAGCATCTTCGGCATATTACCTATCTTTCATATTTTCTATACATTTCTCTCTCCATCATTAataatatttttgtattttaaatagcTAGCGATGACTCCTTCTATCCCACAATAACAAATCATCCTATAATTCAAGAACAAATTAACAAAAACGTAAAATAACAGTATTTACCCCTATTTATTACCTATATTTGGTACTAATTAATTCTTGCATtcacatgcactttctaaatacgTATTTTtagataaattttaaatttagaatGACTTGTTTTCTGGATGGAGGAAGTAGTAGATTATTCAATGGATAGGGTAGAGAGAAGAATCCCATACACTTTAGTAAACCGAAATGTGTGTTTTAGTAGTCACCAAAAATATCTTGATATTGAGAATATAATCGGCATTGCTGGAGCACCTCTTAGTATTAAAATGTAAGAATAATTTTTTGATATGGCTATTGCGATGAGATACAATAATTTGCTGGACTGTAAATGTGCTCTTAGCTCCGATGCCGTGGACGAATTTCGATCTGACACTGACAGTCGGGGGTAGAAGCAGAACATGTCCCTGATCCTGACCAGTCGACCACACATCTCTCGATTCCGTCCATCGACGTGGAATCCGCTACAGCATCCGCACGGGCACCAATAAAAGTAGCAGCTTCTCTGTGCGGCCTGTGCCACCGGTCGCCGGCGACGCAAGGTTGGCTACAGCGACGTCCCTGcccgcgcgcccacggccagCCAGACCCGCGGTCGATCTGGGCTGGTGTGGGACGTGCGCGTCCGCCGtggggacgccgccgcggccggccggcgtacGCGTACGCGCAGCCGGCTGCGTGCGGTGCATGGCCCCTGTTGCTCGACGGGATCGGAACTGCCCGGCCGGCCGCTGTCAGCCATCGCCAGATTAATTCGTACTGCTaggtgccggccgccgccgccgccgccgcacattGATCGATGACGTGGCCGCTGCGGCTCGGTCGGGCATTGCGCCGTGCGTGCATTGACAAATCCCATCACACGGGTGGGTATTATTATTAACGCACGGATGCACGATCAGCCGTGCCTATCGGCGTGACAACTTGAGTGGCCTGGAATAATCAATCTTGCACGTAGCACGTCTAGCTCGCGCGCGCCAAGCGGGGACAGGTGTGCATCATGTTGGGCCTGCCTGGGTGTGTCGTGTCGTGTACTCGTGTTTACTATGTGTCAATATATGTGGGGTGTGATGTGTGCAGGGGATAGATAGCTAAACACGCCCGTGTGTTCGGTGGCCGGCCGGAGTATACATCCAAACATCCACGGGTTCGGGTGGTTCCTGCTGGATGTCTCGCCGTGGCTGTCGTCGTACGTGCTTGGAGAGATCAGAGTATCGGCTCTGGATACCGCCGACAAGATGATGCCTGGAGGTCAGGTCATCTACCGCGCTTGGAAGGATTTCCATGCCGTGTTGGCTGAGGGGTCTCTTCAGTAGTATACGTACACCAACGGCGGTAGGTTACCTGAGAATCGATCGATCGAGTTGCATTGCATGCTTTAAACACTAAGGAGTTTAACAGATTCTGGTAGTGAACGCGTTGGCTAGCAGTCTATCAAGATTGTTTCTTGGGGCCCTCGCTTGTCCCCTTggctatctccaaccattccccccatccaactccccccaaacgtactatttactatattttactacctccgtccaaaagattcctccccttATAATTcattctctccaaccattcccctcataTCTATTCTCTCTACATACTATCACttattaactaactatttatttatcgtttttgaattttaaaaaaatcatataatATTTGTACtatcataatacgcattatcatcatgttacgggaCTTAAACGAGATTAATATTATGAAAAAATAATGTGATTAAAGTATAGAGGGAGCTGTGAACTCTCTTCATATATGGGGGGAGATTCATCTCTCCCCTTACGTAGGGGGAGCTgtggggggagccgttggaggctcgctccccccccccccaaagccCCCCTACTACGTAGGCTAGGCTGGGGGGCGGTTTACCGTGCCCCCTTGGGGCAAGCCTAACTGGCAAAGCCCCAGAGCCCCACAATTAATGGTCGCCGTTGTCTTTGTCATGGTGACTGGTCAGTAATCTCTCTGCTTCAGCGTTGGCTTTGTCATGGGGtcctccatttttttcttttcgtgACGGTGTTGGCGCTGGTCCCAGCATCGCCCGTGCTTCAATTTGGTTCTCATTATATTGAGTTGTATTGAAATCAGTTTTTTTCTCTCCTGCACAACTTTTGTCGTGTAGCTAATGCAATGCAAACAAATATTATTTAAAACACAAAAATTATGGAAACTTAATCGTTCAAAAATTGCAATACATACTTGAAAACATTGcaatttcatatatatatatagatcaaAGGTTGTGGTTTGAGAGTCTAGAGATAACTACATGGCAAGTCTCGAAAGATTTGACATGTTTGATTTTACCATGGTTGCCCAACTAGACTAAGTGGGCCTACCTGATTATT
This portion of the Panicum virgatum strain AP13 chromosome 2N, P.virgatum_v5, whole genome shotgun sequence genome encodes:
- the LOC120661946 gene encoding pectin acetylesterase 12-like; amino-acid sequence: MASRVVAVILVAVLVGASAAHGSEPWWNETQVYGTNANSGRSTGVFVGLTLIQSAAAKGAVCLDGSLPGYHLHRGFGSGANSWLVNLEGGGWCNDVSSCVFRKSSRRGSSNHMERQLQFTGIMSNRPEENPDFYNWNRVKVRYCDGGSFTGDSSNAAAGLYFRGQRIWQAAMDDLMAQGMRYANQALLAGCSAGGVSTILHCDEFRGLFPSNTKVKCLADAGMFLDTVDVSGRREMRSFFNGIVRLQGSGRSLPRSCTSRMDKTSCFFPQNVVPNIQTPTFILNTAYDVWQLQQSVAPKTADPQGLWSKCRTNHAYCNSNQLQFLQGFRNQMLDSVRGFSASRQNGVFINSCFAHCQSERQDTWYTNNSPRLGNKRIAEAVGDWFFGRGDAKYTDCAYPCDNTCHHLVFRGDH